Within Candidatus Poribacteria bacterium, the genomic segment TCCCGTGCCGGTCCAGGTGAACCCGCCGAGGTGATGCGAGGGCTTCCTTCGGGCAGGTTGGGCACTCCTGCCACGCGACCCCTTCGCGTGTATCCTTCGGCGCCAACGCGTGCGCCGCTCTGCCTCTGAACATGACGGACTCGATCCGCGACACCATCTTGCCCGTCCCGATGCCGAGCCGCTCGGCAACAGCAATCGCCGTATCGACACGCTCAGAGGGGACATAGACCGTGTGGAAGACGTCTGTGCTCGTCAGCAGCTTCGTCAGCCCGGCGCGAACGAGCGGGACGAGCGCGTTTTCCGCGTCCTGCTCGGATCTCGCCCAGAAGCAGTTGGAGAGCACATCGACGGGGAGCCCGTGTCGATGGCAGACTTCGACGGCGGCAAGGAGCTCGTCGTAGTAGACGAAGGGCTCGCCGCCCTCGATGGCGGCGGACGTGATCGTGCCCAGGTCGGATGCGCCGATCAGATAGGCGTCGATGTCGTCTGCCGACATAACGCCGCTCTGTTCGGGACTGCCCCAGACGAAGCAGTGGTCGCAAGCAGCGGAGCAGCGGTAGGTGAGCAGGAAGTGGATTCCTGTTAGCGAAGCGGCTGACATGCTGCGCTCTTTCTGTTCTTCGGCTCCGCCGTTGCCGTCGCGCTTGACGTCCTCCATAATAGCCGCCTGACCTCGCGCGCGCATCCACACGCATCCTGAGGTACCTCCATGTCTCCATCGAGTCCATGGCGCAACGGGTGTTCCGGAGCCGTCTCTCTCACGTTCGACGACGGGCACCCATCGCAGCTTCGCACCGTCATCCCGGTTCTCGACCAGCACGGCTTGCAGGGGACGTTCTACGTGAATCCCCGCGCAGACGACTACGTGGAGTGGCTCAAGCCGTGGCGCGAGGCTCACGCGTCGGGGCATGAGATCGGCAACCACACGATCCGGCACGTGTGCTCGCGGAACTTCGGATGGAACGCCGACGCCAAAGGGCTGGAGGACCTGACGCTCGCCGACATCGAAGCCGACGTGCTCGAGTGTTCGCGTCGCCTGCGCGAAGGCGTGCCGGAACAATCGGACTTCTCGTTCTGCTACCCCTGCTACCAGGACTTCGTCGGCGAGGGAGCCAATCGTCAGAGCTACGTCCCGGTCATCGCGCGTCACTTCCTGGCGGCGCGCGCGAAGGGCGAAGCCGCGAACCATCCCCGCCTCGCCGATCTCGCATCGCTCTGGTCGTTCCCTTGCGAGCGCATGTCGGGTCCTGAACTCGTCGGACACGCAGAGCGAGCCGCTGGTGAGGGTCGTTGGGTCATCCTCACGTTTCACGGCGTCGGGGAAGGGCACCTGCTCGTCGGGGAGTCCGAGTTCCGCGAGTTGTGCGGCTTCCTGAGACGACATCGCGGGCGGATTTGGACCGCGCCAGTCATCCAGGTCGCCAAGTCGGTCGACGCTTGGCGTCGGGACACGTCAAGCGCCCTATGAGCCCCGATCTCCACCTCATCTACAACCCAGCAGCCGGCAAGGGACGGAGCTCGCACGAGGTCCAAACCGCTTGCGCCGAGCTCGAGTGCGCCGGGGCCCAGGTGACCGTTCTGCGGACCGAAGCGCCGGGACATGCCACCACGCTCGCGCGACGCGCGGCGGAGTCGGGCATTCGGACGGTCGTGGCGTTCGGCGGGGATGGCACGGCGCGCGAGGTCGCCGCCGGGCTGCACGGATCGGGTTCTCGGCTGGGCGTCCTCCCTGCGGGAACCGGCAACGACTTGGCGCGCTCGCTCGGCATCCCGTCGAAGCTCCCGGACGCCGTCACCGTCGTCGTTGGGGGTGCCGAACTCGCCATCGACCTCGGATCGGATTCTGATGGACTGTTCACGGGCGTATGCGGCGTCGGGTTCGCCGCCGAAGTAGCCTACGAGGCGAACCGGTTCCACTGGATTCACGGTTCCCCCGCCTATTTCGCCGGCGTGTTTCGCGCGCTCATGCGCCTGCGCCCCGTGCCGATGCGCATCTACCTGGACGATGACGTGGTCGAGCACTCCGCCGTCTTCGTCATGGCGCAGAACACGCCCTACTGCGGCGGGGGTCAGTGGATGGCTCCGCAGGCGTCGTTGACGGACGGCAAGCTTGACGTGGTCGTCGTCTCGGAGATCAGCCGGATCGAACTCGTACGAACCTTCCCCAAAGTCTACAGTGGCGAGCATGTGACGCATCCGGCGTTCCACGTCTACCGGTCATCCACCGTGCGCGTCGAGAGCCAAGAGCCCCTTCGGAAGATGCTTGACGGCGACCACGTCCAACCCACGCCGATGGACGTCCGAACCCTCCCGGCGGCGCTCAAGGTGCTCGTCCCTCCAGGAACCGCTGTCTGACCGTCACGGCGCACCTCAAGACCGTTGCCGGTTCGTACCTCGTTGTGCGACAATGGCGAGGTCGTAGGAGACCGACGCCATGCGGAACACTCGCGCGACGAAGCTCCCGCTCTACCAGCCCTGGATCGACGAGGACGACATCGCCGCCGTCGTCGAGGTGCTGCGGACGCCGTGGATCGGCATGGGCGCGCGCGTCGGCGAGTTCGAGCGGCGCTTCGCCGAGCTCGTCGGGGCGGAGCACGGCATCGCGGTGAGCTCGTGCACGGCTGCGATCCACCTGTCCTTGCTCGCAGCCGGGATCGGTCCCGGCGACGTGGTCATCACGACGCCGTACACGTTCACGGCGACGTCCGAGGCGATCCTTCACACCGGCGCTCAGGTACGGTTCGCCGACGTCGATCCGCACACGCTGAACCTCGACCCGGACGCCGTTCGACAGGCACTGACCCCCGACGTCCGCGCCATCGTGCCTGTGCACATCGCGGGGATGCCATGCGACATGGGAGCCCTCTTGGCGATATGTCGGGAACACGGGCTGAAGCTCATCGACGACGCGGCGCACGCCATCGGAGCCCGTGTCGGCGAACAACGCATCGGTTCGTGCGGCGACGCGACCGCGTACAGCTTCTACCCGACGAAGAACATCACAACCGGCGAAGGCGGCATGGTGACGACGAACGACGCCGACCTGGCGGCGCGCGTCCGGCGGCTTCGTTACCATGGCCTCAGTCGCGACACTTGGGCCCGGAGCACGACTCGACAGCCGTGGACCTACGATGTCGTCGAGCAGGGGTTCAAGTGCAACATGACGGACATCCAGGCGGCGCTGGGGATTTCGCAACTCACCAAGTTCGACCGCCAGATGGAGATTCGTAGTCGGATCGCTCAGCGGTACTTCGATGCGCTCGGGTCGTCTCCGGCTCTGGACCTGCCATCGACGCCTGCAGACGGCGTTCACGCGTGGCATCTGTTCGTCGTTCACCTGCACTTGGATCGGCTAGGCATCGACCGGGACGAGTTCGTGACGGCGATGAACGACCGCAACATCGGCGCGCTCGTCCACTACACGCCGTTGCACCTCATGACCCACTACCAGCGCATATGCGACGTCGGTCCGGGCGACCTCCCCAACGCGGAGAAGGCGTTCTCACGAGTCGCCAGCCTGCCGATGTGGCCCGGAATGTCCGATGACGATGTGGGCGACGTAGTTGCGGCGGTCGAAGAGATCACGGCAGAGCATGGGCGCGGTGACGCAGCGCGGATTGGTGATCCGGTACAGCCCAATGCCGCGACGTGACGCTGGGAACCTGTACCGTGCGGATGACCCTCGCCTCGGAGCGCGGCGCATGGAGGGGGCGGCACCCCGGCTGTCGCTCGTGGCGACCGCAGCGACGGCTCGGATGGCGTCGCAGACGGACGACGTACTCGACGTCGGGGAGTTTGCGCGAGCCGCCGCGTCACGGTTCGCGCTGGGAGCCATCGAGGTTCCGACATCGCTGATGAGCGGCAGAGCGGGCGCAGGCGGATCAGGAGTCACGCTTACGGCTGTGCCAGAGGGCGTATGGCTGAACACGCTCATCGATGACTCGGACCTCAGCCTCAGCCAAGGCGGTGAAGGCGCTTTGTCAGCGGCGGTGGCGTGGATCCGAGCGGCGCGTCGTTTGGGCTGCGCCCATGTGACGGTCATCCCATCAGTCGGCGGAGAAGGCTACGACGCCGTCGCTGTGGCTCGCGCCTGTCACGCGTGTGCTGAGGAAGCGCGCGACGCCGGAGTCCGCATGCTCTTGGGGAACCAACGCGTCGCTCCCGGATGTGAGCCTGATTTCGTCGATCTGCTTCGGTCGCTGGATCCAGATGTCCGAGCGCTTGTCGATGTCAGCGCGGTTCCGCCATCGTCTCGAGAGGCGGCGCTGAGGGACCTCGCGCCTGTGGTCGCTGCCGTCCACGCGACGACGTACGACTTCGACGAGTACGGCGAAGACCGTCGGACGCCCATCGGGTACTGCATCAGAAGGCTCACGCGGTCGTCTGGCGCCGAGTGGCTGGGCATCCGGTACGCGGGCGGCGAAGACCCCGATGTGGGAATCGACAAGTCCAAGCGGCTACTCGAAGGCTGTGCCTAGTGCCGAAACTCCAGACCGAGACGGTATCCACGCAGATCGGCGATGTCCGAATCGCAGCGTCGTCCGACGCCATCGTCGTCGTCGGACTGCCCAAGAGCGATGAGTTCGAGGCAGAGTGCGCTCGCTGGGAACGCTCCCATCCCGCGACACGTCCCGGGTCGTCTGCGGCGTTGGTTCGCCGCGCTGCTGAAGCCATCGTGGCGTACTTCCGTGGGGACATGGCGGCGTTGAGTGGCGTTGCTACCGATCCAGACGTTGCGCCAGCGACGCGACGCGTTCTCGACGCGGTCTCCGCGATCCCGGCGGGCTCGACTCTCGCCTACTCGGACATCGCCAAGAGACTCGGGTACGGCAAGCTGGGTCCTCGGTTCGTCGGAAGCGCGAACGCGCGCAATCCGGTGCCGTTGTTCATCCCGTGCCATCGCGTCGTCGGAAAGGACGGCAGCCTGGTCGGGTACGGGGGAAGTGTGGAGCTGAAGCAGTGGCTCCTGAACTGGGAGCGCCACCACACGGCGCAACGTAACCCAGTGTAGCGGGTCGTGTGCTCATCACGTCACTGCGGAAGGAATGGGTCGATGCGAGGCATCATCGTCGGCGTCGGCGGACGAGCCAGAAGCTGGTACGACACCTGCAGGCGCCACCGAGACGTCGAGCTCGTCGGCTACGTCGAGATTTCGCCGGAACGGCGCGAGCGCGTCATATCGGAGTGGGGACTTCCGCGCGACGAGGTTCACGATTCGCTGTCGAACGCGTTGAAGGCAGCCGAGGCGGACTTCGTGTGCGACGTCACGCCACCGGCGGCGCATGAGCGCGTAGCGCTGGAGGCATTCGACGCTGGACTCCACGTGATCGGCGAGAAGCCCCTCAGTGACACGTTCGAGGCAGCGTATCGCATGGTCGCTGCCGCCGAGCGCGCCGGCGTGACGCACGTCATCACGCAGAACTATCGGTTCGGCAGAACGCCTCGGACTGCGCACCGGCTTCTCAAGGAAGGTGTCGTCGGGGGCCCGGAGCATGCGGTCGTAGGGTTCTACATGCCGTGGGCGAAAGCTCCCGGCACTCACTACGTCACGATGCCCTATCCGCTCATCACCGACATGGGGATCCACCACTTCGACATGCTGCGGTACGTCCTGGACCGGGAGCCGGTGAACGTGCTCGCCAAGACGTGGAACGTGTCGTGGGGCTGGCACGCCGGGGACGCCGCTCACACGGCGATCTTCGAGTTCGAGGGCGGTCTGACCGTGACGCACCACTCGCTTGGCGCGAGCGTCGGGAAGCGCACGTCCTGGAACGGCGACTGGCGGATCGAGGGGCCCAAGGGCTCGCTGACATGGGAGGACGACGCACTGTTCTGGACGGGCAACCCCGCCGGACCCAAGGACGGGCGCGAACAGTTGCCTCTGGACGAGCTCCCGCTCGGAGGTCAGGACGCTCTCTTGGAGGAGTTCGTGAGCGCCATCCGTGAGGGTCGCGAACCGGAGTGCAGCAGCCGAGACAACATCAAGTCCCTCGCGATGGTGTTCGCAGGAATCAAGAGCGACAAGGAGAAGCGCCAAGTCGATATCGCGGAGCTGTTCGAGAGCTAGCTGCTACCGGTGACTGAGGGACCTCCTCGTCGGACAGAAGCGATCTGCCCGACGCGGGGCCCGGACCAAGGAGGCGATGCCAATGTCAGGCAATGTCACGCTCGAGGTGGGAGTCGTTCGGTTCGACGTTGAGTACCGTCGCTTCGGCGGCGACCGTGGTCCAGCGATTCGGGTGTTCGGCAATGTCGATGGCAAGGACACCCAGTTGCTCCGATTCGACTGCTTCGACACGGCGCCGCACTACCACTATGACCCCACCGGCTTCGACGGCTACCACAGCCTCGACCGCGCCGTCGTGCCGGATGTCGTCGCGTGGTCGCTCGTGCAGGTTCGCGACAACCTGCGAACGATGGTGAAGACCGCCGGGTACCGCGACCTCGCCGAGAAGATCGATGCGGCGGCGGTGGCGGCGTCTGTGCCGGAGTTGCGACGCGCCGTCGATCAGGTGTCTCAGGAGTAGGTCGGGTAGAGGGCAGGCGCATGGCGCGTCGGACGCGGGCACGAACGCCGGTCTTCCAGAACTATGGCGGGCACTACCATCTCGTCGTCGAACGCGCCGAGGATTTGGCGGCTGTCGTCGCTCTGGACGACGGTCGCTGGGTCGCAACGAGTTGCCCGGTCACGGGATTGGAAGCTGACCCCGCATTCCTCGCGTTCCTGGACGCCGACGGCAACGGTCGGATCGTCAGCGATGACGTGCGCGCGGCGATCCAGTGGACCACAGACGCGCTGCATCCATCGTCGTCGTGGCTCGACCGAACGCCTGCGGTTCCTATCGACCTTATCCGCACAGATACGGCGACAGGTGCGGCTCTCCTCGCATCAGCCAAGCGTGTTCTGTCGAACCTGGGATCCGCCGACCAGGCGGACATCCATCTCGATCAGGTGCGCGACCGCCGACGCATCATGTCCGAAGCCGTCTTCAACGGCGATGGCGTCATTCCGCCCTCGTTCGTGGCTGACCCGGACGCTGCCGCATTGGCTCGAGACCTGATCGCCTGTCTCGGCGGGGCGGAGGACGTGTCCGGCGCGCAAGGCGTCGACGATGCGACGCTCGACCGGTTCCGCCAGGAGGCGACCGCCTTTCTGGCGTGGCACGACCAAGGAACCGCCGACAGCGGACCGAACCAGGTGATGCCGTTCGGCGATGCGACGCCGGCTGCGGCTGCGGCGGTCGCGTCGATCCGAGCGAAGGCGGAGGAGTTCTTCGCCCAGTGCGCGTTGGTGCGCTTCGACCCGCGCGCTCTGGACCGTCTCACTCCGCCGCTGGACGGGCCCGACCCGCTGGACGTGTCAGACCCGGAGGCGATCCGGGCGCACCTCCGTCGCGCTCCGTTGGCAGCGCCCGACGCCTCCGGCGTCCTGCCTCTGATCGACGGGTTCAACGAAAGCTACCGGTCGGAGCTATCGGCGCTCCGCGACAACGCGCTCCTGCCCGCGCTGGGGGAGCCGCCGGAGACGCTGGACGAACCCACCTGGCGGTCGCTGTTGTCGCGCCTCGCGCCCTATGGCGCGTGGACGGCGTCCAAGCCGAGCACGCCGGTCGAAGGCTTGGGCGTAGATCGGCTGCGCGAGCTGCTCGCGTCACCGCACGACGCGGAGCTGCGACGGATGATCCTAGCCGACCGCGAGGTCGGCGACGAGCTTCGCCAAGTGCGCGAGCTCGAACGTCTCGTGCTCTACCATCGATGGCTCGCGACGTTCGTCAATAACTTCGTCAGCTTCCCCGATCTGTTCGCCCCCCATGCGCGCGCGATGTTCGAGGTCGGTACGTTGGTCATCGACGGACGGGAGATGGCGTTCTCCGTGCTCGTCAGCAATCGGGCGGTACACGCGGCTCTCGCCAAGAACAGCGGCATGTTTCTGCTGTACCTGCAGATCACGGGCTCGCAGCCGCCCGACAGCCGCGAGGTCGTCGTACCGGTGACAAGGGGCTCCACGGCGAACCTCTACGTCGGTCGTCGAGGCGTCTTCTTCGACCGGACTGGCAGGGAGTTGGACGCTCAAATCACGCAGGTCGTCGAGGGTCCCGTCAGTCTGTGGGAGTCCATGAAGGAACCTATCCGGCGCGCCCGCGCGCTCGTCGCCGGTAGAACCGAGCAACTGGCGGCAAGCGTCCAGAAGGAGGCGGAGACGCATCTCACGACCGCCACGACCAGCGTTGAATCGCGTGTGCAGACGGGGATTCGCACGGCTCCGAGCGCCGCTGCGGTGTCACAGACCGCAGAGCTCCCAGCGGCTCCTCAGCCACCGCCGCTCGACAGCGCCTCGCCAACGCCTCCGCCTCCCGCGTCGGGCAAGGGCTCTGGCACCGCCCGAGACCTGATGATCGGAGCCGGATTCGTCGTTGCGGGGCTCGGCACCGCGCTCAAGCTGATCACCGACACGGCGACCAAGCTCGCCGAGCCCGGCGCGGTGCAACGGCTCCTCGCCACCGCCAGCGCGACGTTCGGCGTCTTGTTCACGGTCGTCATGTTCGTCACCGCCGTGACTGCATGGCTCCGTCTTCGTCGGCGGGACCTGGGCATTCTGCTTCAGGCGTGCGGGTGGGCGCTCAACGGGCGCGTGTTGGTCAGGCGGCGCATGGCCCGGCTCTTCACGCGCGTGACCCGTCTGCCGAGCGGATCGCGTCGCCGACGAAAGGACCTCGTGGGTCCCCTCGCCAAGATCGCCCGCCAAGCAGCGTGGCAGCGCTGGACGTCGGGTTGACGGGCCGAGGGCGTCGTTGCTAGACTCGAAGTGTCGGTTCCTTGCTTCGTTCTTGAGTCGCGCTGCCTGTTCGACCTCTGGAGGTCGCTCCATGCCGACGGGAACGGTCCTTTATTTCGCTCAGCTCGATCCTGTTTGGCAGGACTGGGTGCAGATCGTCAACGTAGGCAACGCGCCGGCAAAGGTGGTCGCGGTTGCGCGAGATGAGAACGGCAACGCCATCTGGTCGAAGGAGAACACGCTCTCCCCGTTTGTGGGATGGAACCTTGCCGTCGAAGAGGTGAAGGTCACCACCTCGCTGCAGGTCTCTGCGAACCAGCCCATCGTCGGTGAGCGTCACTGCCACTTGGGAACACAGGTGCTCGATTTCGCGGGCGCGTGTGTCGAGGACAAGACGGTGGGCAGGCGTCTGTTCTTCCCGGAACTTGTGGCAGGCGCAGGGGAATGGTTCCGGTTCCTCAATGTGGGGAACGCCGATGCCCATGTGTCGTTCTGCACGCGCACCGTTGACGGACGTATCGTTCGCCAACTCAGCCACGTGATCCCTCCGTCCCGCTGGTGGCAGGTCGGCGACGCTGAGATGGGCGACATCCAGGGCACCGTCGAAGTCACGAGCACGCAACCGATTGTCGGCGAGCGCCACCTACATTACCAGGGCGGCAAGACCGCCGTGGGACAGCTTGGGCAAGTGTTGGACGACTGATCCGAGCGCTCCTACCTCCGCACATGGTCTCCGTCGATAGGGGGCACGCCGCATGTCCGCGCATGTCAAGCGCCACATGGGTATCGGCAGCAATGTTGTCGATGTGATCTACCGCACGAACCAGATCGCCGGACCCGACCTCAAGACCTACCTGCTGCCTGACGAGTCCGGCGATGTCCACGTCGAAGTCGTGGGCGGGGTTACGCTGAACCA encodes:
- a CDS encoding polysaccharide deacetylase — protein: MSPSSPWRNGCSGAVSLTFDDGHPSQLRTVIPVLDQHGLQGTFYVNPRADDYVEWLKPWREAHASGHEIGNHTIRHVCSRNFGWNADAKGLEDLTLADIEADVLECSRRLREGVPEQSDFSFCYPCYQDFVGEGANRQSYVPVIARHFLAARAKGEAANHPRLADLASLWSFPCERMSGPELVGHAERAAGEGRWVILTFHGVGEGHLLVGESEFRELCGFLRRHRGRIWTAPVIQVAKSVDAWRRDTSSAL
- a CDS encoding diacylglycerol kinase family lipid kinase; protein product: MSPDLHLIYNPAAGKGRSSHEVQTACAELECAGAQVTVLRTEAPGHATTLARRAAESGIRTVVAFGGDGTAREVAAGLHGSGSRLGVLPAGTGNDLARSLGIPSKLPDAVTVVVGGAELAIDLGSDSDGLFTGVCGVGFAAEVAYEANRFHWIHGSPAYFAGVFRALMRLRPVPMRIYLDDDVVEHSAVFVMAQNTPYCGGGQWMAPQASLTDGKLDVVVVSEISRIELVRTFPKVYSGEHVTHPAFHVYRSSTVRVESQEPLRKMLDGDHVQPTPMDVRTLPAALKVLVPPGTAV
- a CDS encoding DegT/DnrJ/EryC1/StrS family aminotransferase codes for the protein MRNTRATKLPLYQPWIDEDDIAAVVEVLRTPWIGMGARVGEFERRFAELVGAEHGIAVSSCTAAIHLSLLAAGIGPGDVVITTPYTFTATSEAILHTGAQVRFADVDPHTLNLDPDAVRQALTPDVRAIVPVHIAGMPCDMGALLAICREHGLKLIDDAAHAIGARVGEQRIGSCGDATAYSFYPTKNITTGEGGMVTTNDADLAARVRRLRYHGLSRDTWARSTTRQPWTYDVVEQGFKCNMTDIQAALGISQLTKFDRQMEIRSRIAQRYFDALGSSPALDLPSTPADGVHAWHLFVVHLHLDRLGIDRDEFVTAMNDRNIGALVHYTPLHLMTHYQRICDVGPGDLPNAEKAFSRVASLPMWPGMSDDDVGDVVAAVEEITAEHGRGDAARIGDPVQPNAAT
- a CDS encoding methylated-DNA--[protein]-cysteine S-methyltransferase, coding for MPKLQTETVSTQIGDVRIAASSDAIVVVGLPKSDEFEAECARWERSHPATRPGSSAALVRRAAEAIVAYFRGDMAALSGVATDPDVAPATRRVLDAVSAIPAGSTLAYSDIAKRLGYGKLGPRFVGSANARNPVPLFIPCHRVVGKDGSLVGYGGSVELKQWLLNWERHHTAQRNPV
- a CDS encoding Gfo/Idh/MocA family oxidoreductase; its protein translation is MRGIIVGVGGRARSWYDTCRRHRDVELVGYVEISPERRERVISEWGLPRDEVHDSLSNALKAAEADFVCDVTPPAAHERVALEAFDAGLHVIGEKPLSDTFEAAYRMVAAAERAGVTHVITQNYRFGRTPRTAHRLLKEGVVGGPEHAVVGFYMPWAKAPGTHYVTMPYPLITDMGIHHFDMLRYVLDREPVNVLAKTWNVSWGWHAGDAAHTAIFEFEGGLTVTHHSLGASVGKRTSWNGDWRIEGPKGSLTWEDDALFWTGNPAGPKDGREQLPLDELPLGGQDALLEEFVSAIREGREPECSSRDNIKSLAMVFAGIKSDKEKRQVDIAELFES